In Pseudomonas flavescens, the sequence AGCCAGTTGGTGCTCTTGAACCACTTGGCATGGATACGATCGTAGGTGCCGTCTTCGCGGATCTGGTGCAGCCAGTTGTTGATCCAGTTGATGCTGTCGTAGTCACCCTTCTTCAGGCCGAAAGCCAGGGGCTCGAAGGTGAAGGGCTCGTCGAGGAACACCAGCTTGCCAGCCCCGGCCTTGTTCACCGCGACGACGTTGTACGGCGCGTCGTAGATGAAGGCATCGGCCTTGCCGTTGACCACGTCCATCACCGCTTCCTGCTCGTTGTCGAAACCGCTGTACTTGGCCTGGGCGATCAGCTTCTTGGCGACCATCTCACCGGTGGTACCGATCTTCGAGGTGATGCGGTAGTCGGCGCTGTTCAGGTCCTTGTAGCTCTTGACCTTGTCTGCCAGCTCCTTGCGAATCAGCAGGGTCTGACCGACCACGATGAAGGGCTCGGAGAAGTTGATGCGCAGGTTGCGCTCCTGAGTCAGGGTCATGCCCGAGCCGATCATGTCGAACTTGTCGGTCAGCAGTGCCGGGATGATGCCGTCATAGGAGGTCGACACCAGCTCAAGCTTGACGCCCATGGCCTTGGTCATGGCCTTGAGCAGGTCGACTTCGAAGCCGATGATCTCGCCACGCTTGTTGGTCATTTCGAAGGGCATGTAGGTCGGGTCCATACCGACGCGCAGGGTTCCGCGCTTGACCGCGTCATCGATGACGCCAGCCTGGGCGAGGCCGGTGAAGGCGCAGACGGATAACAACAGTGAGGCGACAAGCTTTTTCATTCTTGCTCCTGAGGGGCAGACAGTCATGAGCGCCCGAATAGCATCACGCACCGTGCTGGTGCAGGTGATAGGCCATGGGCGGAAAGGCGGCGCGGCATGCTAACCGTGATCGAAGCAGATAGCGAGATATCAACGCCTGATCAGCGACAAACAGTACCAGCCAGAGGCGTACGGGAGAGCAAGAAGCAGGCCAGGCGTCAGGTTTCCAGCAGAAAGGTCACTGGCCCATCGTTGATCAGATGCACCTGCATGTCCGCGCCGAAACGCCCGCTGGCGACCTGAGGATGCTGCGCGCGGGCCTGCTCGAGCAGATGAGCGAACAGCGCCTCACCCTGGGCAGGTGGCGCGGCGGTGGAAAAGCCCGGGCGCAGTCCGCTGCGGGTATCGGCAGCCAGGGTGAACTGTGACACCAGCAGCAGACCGCCACCGACATCCTTGAGCGACAGGTTCATCTTGCCCGCCTCGTCGCTGAACACCCGGTAGTTGAGCAACTTGTGCAGCAGCTTGGCGCAACTGGCCTCGCTGTCCTGCGGCTCGACGCCAACCAGCACCAGCAGGCCCTGATCGATGGCACCGACGGTGTCTCCGGCGACGTCGACCCTGGCGCTGACGACGCGCTGCAGCAGCGCCTTCACGCTTCGTCCGGTGCCAGGTCGAGCAGGCGATGAGCGATTTCGTCGGCGGCGCGCACCAGTGCATCGGCGATGCCCGGCTCGGCAGCGGCATGGCCTGCCTCGCGGATGATCTGCAGCTCGCTGTTGGGCCACGCCTGGTGCAGCGCCCAGGCGTTGTCCAGGGGGCAGATCACGTCATAACGGCCATGCACGATGATGCCCGGCAGGTGGGCGATCTTCGGCATGTCGCGCAGCAACTGGTTGGGTTCGAGGAAGGCATCGTTGACGAAATAGTGGCATTCGATCCGTGCGATCGACAGCGCACGCAGGCTTTCGGCGAAACGGTCGACCACCTGCGGGTTGGGCCGCAGCGTGGCGGTGCGCCCTTCCCAGCACGACCAGGCCTTGGCCGCGTGCATCTGCGCGATCTGGTCGGCGCCGGTCAGGCGTTTGTAGAACGCCTGCATGAGGTCGCCCTGCTCTTCGGCTGGAATCGGCGCCAGGTAATCCTGCCAGTAATCGGGGAACAGCCGGCTGGCGCCCTCCTGGTAGAACCATTTGAACTCTTGCGGCCGGCACAGGAAGATGCCCCGCAGGATCAGCGCGTGTACGCGGTCCGGGTGGGTCTGGGCATAGGCCAGCGACAGGGTCGAGCCCCAGGAACCGCCGAACAGCACCCATTTGTCGATGCCCAGGTGCTCACGGATACGCTCCATGTCGGCCACCAGATCCCAGGTGGTGTTGTTTTCCAGGCTGGCGTGGGGCGTCGAGCGGCCACAGCCGCGCTGATCGAAGGTGACGATGCGATACAGGTTGGGATCGAAGTAGCAGCGGCTCGCCGCATCGCAACCGGCGCCAGGGCCGCCATGCACGAACAGCACCGGCAGACCATCCGCCGAGCCGCTCTCATCGACATAGAGAACGTGCGGGGCGTCTACCGCCAACTCGTGACGGGCGTACGGTTTGATCTCCGGATACAGCGTCTGCATGGTGCGCTCCTGAGGAAGATTTGAGATAGGCTCGGGCCGCCCGCACGTCGAATGGGCTGTTGCGCTCGTCCGGGCATCATAACCATGAAAAAGGAATTCAGCATGTCGATCCGGAAATTTGCCCTGCCCCTGCTGTTCGCCATCCTGTTGGCGGGGTGCCGCGAGGACGATGACCCGCAGGCAGCGCTCGAATCGGCCGTGCAGCAGTTGCAGGACAATCTGCAGGCGAAGAAGACCGCTGCCGTACTCGATCAACTGCACGGCGAGTTTCTCGCCCAGCAGGTCAATGATCGCGACTGGGCAAAACGCACCATGACGCTGCTGTTCCTGCGCCATAACAACGTCAAGGTAATCGCCCTGGGCAAGGACAGCCGAGTCGACGCTACCTACCGCGACAAGGGCTACACCGACGCGCAGGTGGCACTGACCGGCGCCGAGGGCCTGATTCCCGACAGCGCACGGCATTTCAGCGTGAAGCTCGAATGGTGGCAGGACGATGGAGAATGGAAGCTGGCACGGCTGGAATGGGATTGAGGCGTCGTCGGCATATAAGCCGAGATCGTTTGGAGGGCGAGGCAACGCTCTACAACTGCGCGGCCTGACAGGCCAATGCACGGCGCCGCTTCACCCACCCTGCAGTGACGGCGCACGACCGATTGATGCGTCGCGCCGCCGGCGCAGGGTGGGTCAAGGCGTGATCGATCTGGTGGGATCGCTCGATACACATCGCCGCGGCCCATCCTCTGCGGATGAACGACCTCTCAACGTGCCGGTTTGGCACCTTCGCGCCAGATCAGCTCGTCGGTGTCGTACCCCTGGGCGCGGGCCACCGAAAGGATTTCATCGCGAACTTCATCGGAGATTTTCGGGGTGCGCGAGAGCAGCCACAGGTACTTGCGGTTCGGATGGCCGACCAGCGCGGTCTGGTACTCGTCATCCAGATCCAGCACCCAATACTCGCCCTTGCTCACGCCCGGCAGCAGACGGCTGAACCAGTTGTCGAAGGTGACCCAGAGCTTGTCGGTCTTGCCCTCGACCTGAGGTACGGCGCGACCTTCGACCTGCTGCCACTCACCGTCGGCATTGCGGCAACGGTTGGTCACCGACACGCTGCCATCATCCTGCAGGCCGTAGCGCGCTTCGGACTCCACGCAATTGCGCTGGAAGAACATCGGCAGGCGCGCCACCTCGTACCAGGTGCCCTGATAACGCTCGAGATCGACCGACTCGACGGTTTTCGGTGGCGCCACGCCAGTGCCGGAATTGGCACAGCCGACCAACAATGCGGCGCCCAGCGCCAGGCAACTCATCGCAAGCTTGTTCATCACTTCAACCCTTTGGCAGAGAACATCATCACCTTGTCACCGGCGTACTGAACGCTGATGAAGCTCACCTGGTCGCCCCAGGTGCAGCTGGACATGCCGAGCGCGCCGGAACACTCCGTGGCGGTACCGAGCAGGTCTTCGACTTCTGCCTTGGTCATGCCCGAGTAGAGTTTGGCGTAATTGTCCTGATTGACCTTGCCGCAGGCCGCCAGAACGACGCAGGTCGCCAGCAGCACGAGAGAACGCAAGCGCATGAGGGGTAACTCCAGTAGTCCAGTTGTCACATGCCGGTTCGACGTCAGAAGCTCGAGCCCGGTTCCAGCAGAAAGCGCAACTCGGCATCGGTACTGCTGCGCCCGAGGGTTTCGTTGCGATGGGGGAAGCGCCCGAAGCGCTCGATGATGCGCAGATGCCGTTCAGCGTAGTCGAGAAAGCCGGCGAACAGCTCACGCTCGGCGTCCGCTGCAGACTCGCTCAGTTCGCCGAACAGTTGCATGGCGCGCAGCTGCTGAGGAACGCTTTCGGCATGTTCGAACACCAGGTAGATGAATACCCGCTGGATCGCCGGCAACTGCCGATCCCAGCCGAGGGTGACGCCTTCTTCGACCAGCGGTTGCGCCAGCGCATCGCCGGCAAAGGCCAGAGGCGTGTCGCGATAGATCATGCGTGGCAGCTGGTCGAGCAACAGTACCTTGGCCAGCCAACCGCGAGGATCGGCCGACCACTCCTGCAGCCCGCCAGCGAGCGCCTGTTCGACCAAGGCGCCAAAGCGCTCACGCG encodes:
- a CDS encoding transporter substrate-binding domain-containing protein — translated: MKKLVASLLLSVCAFTGLAQAGVIDDAVKRGTLRVGMDPTYMPFEMTNKRGEIIGFEVDLLKAMTKAMGVKLELVSTSYDGIIPALLTDKFDMIGSGMTLTQERNLRINFSEPFIVVGQTLLIRKELADKVKSYKDLNSADYRITSKIGTTGEMVAKKLIAQAKYSGFDNEQEAVMDVVNGKADAFIYDAPYNVVAVNKAGAGKLVFLDEPFTFEPLAFGLKKGDYDSINWINNWLHQIREDGTYDRIHAKWFKSTNWLKDME
- the dtd gene encoding D-aminoacyl-tRNA deacylase, whose translation is MKALLQRVVSARVDVAGDTVGAIDQGLLVLVGVEPQDSEASCAKLLHKLLNYRVFSDEAGKMNLSLKDVGGGLLLVSQFTLAADTRSGLRPGFSTAAPPAQGEALFAHLLEQARAQHPQVASGRFGADMQVHLINDGPVTFLLET
- the pip gene encoding prolyl aminopeptidase; the protein is MQTLYPEIKPYARHELAVDAPHVLYVDESGSADGLPVLFVHGGPGAGCDAASRCYFDPNLYRIVTFDQRGCGRSTPHASLENNTTWDLVADMERIREHLGIDKWVLFGGSWGSTLSLAYAQTHPDRVHALILRGIFLCRPQEFKWFYQEGASRLFPDYWQDYLAPIPAEEQGDLMQAFYKRLTGADQIAQMHAAKAWSCWEGRTATLRPNPQVVDRFAESLRALSIARIECHYFVNDAFLEPNQLLRDMPKIAHLPGIIVHGRYDVICPLDNAWALHQAWPNSELQIIREAGHAAAEPGIADALVRAADEIAHRLLDLAPDEA
- a CDS encoding lipocalin family protein, giving the protein MNKLAMSCLALGAALLVGCANSGTGVAPPKTVESVDLERYQGTWYEVARLPMFFQRNCVESEARYGLQDDGSVSVTNRCRNADGEWQQVEGRAVPQVEGKTDKLWVTFDNWFSRLLPGVSKGEYWVLDLDDEYQTALVGHPNRKYLWLLSRTPKISDEVRDEILSVARAQGYDTDELIWREGAKPAR
- a CDS encoding lipoprotein; protein product: MRLRSLVLLATCVVLAACGKVNQDNYAKLYSGMTKAEVEDLLGTATECSGALGMSSCTWGDQVSFISVQYAGDKVMMFSAKGLK
- a CDS encoding DUF924 family protein, which translates into the protein MQPWESLLDWWFGSSTSAVEAAAARNGLWFGKRDEQDAEARERFGALVEQALAGGLQEWSADPRGWLAKVLLLDQLPRMIYRDTPLAFAGDALAQPLVEEGVTLGWDRQLPAIQRVFIYLVFEHAESVPQQLRAMQLFGELSESAADAERELFAGFLDYAERHLRIIERFGRFPHRNETLGRSSTDAELRFLLEPGSSF